From Novosphingobium aureum, a single genomic window includes:
- a CDS encoding lactoylglutathione lyase family protein: MPPYPRSFSHIGLSVTDLDEAVKFYTEVMGWYLIMPPTTIEEDESAIGVMCTDVFGAGWGSFRIAHLSTGDRVGVEIFQFRNAERPENNFEYWKTSVFHFCIQDPDVEGMVAKIVAAGGKQRMPVREYFPGEKPYRMVYCEDPFGNILEVYSHSYELTYSAGAYA; this comes from the coding sequence ATGCCCCCCTACCCCCGCAGCTTCTCGCATATCGGCCTGTCGGTCACCGACCTCGACGAAGCCGTGAAGTTCTACACTGAAGTCATGGGCTGGTACCTTATCATGCCGCCCACCACGATCGAGGAAGACGAGAGCGCCATCGGTGTCATGTGCACCGACGTGTTCGGCGCTGGCTGGGGCTCCTTCCGCATTGCCCACCTTTCGACCGGCGACCGCGTGGGCGTCGAGATCTTCCAGTTTCGCAATGCAGAGCGGCCGGAAAACAATTTCGAGTACTGGAAGACGAGCGTGTTCCACTTCTGCATCCAGGACCCAGACGTCGAGGGCATGGTCGCCAAGATCGTGGCCGCCGGCGGCAAGCAGCGCATGCCCGTGCGCGAATATTTCCCCGGCGAGAAGCCCTACCGCATGGTCTATTGCGAGGATCCCTTCGGCAACATCCTCGAGGTCTACAGCCACAGCTACGAGCTGACCTATTCGGCCGGAGCCTATGCCTGA
- a CDS encoding SRPBCC domain-containing protein yields the protein MGEIQWPAGYVPGFSDNFCSNEVIVRDLAVSDAWPFLVEAARWPGYYANSSDIAIHGDKGPALELGDRFFFKTFGFPVDAEVVECVPPVKGQPARIAWHGWSGEDEQRLDVHHAWLIEELSGQRLRILTQETQNGAPAKELALARPNPMINGHQDWLEGLVAAARAAAA from the coding sequence ATGGGCGAAATCCAGTGGCCCGCGGGCTATGTCCCGGGTTTCAGCGACAATTTCTGTTCGAACGAGGTCATCGTCCGGGATCTTGCGGTTTCCGACGCCTGGCCTTTCTTGGTCGAGGCGGCGCGCTGGCCGGGCTATTACGCCAACAGCTCGGACATCGCGATCCATGGGGACAAGGGGCCCGCGCTCGAACTCGGCGACCGCTTCTTTTTCAAGACCTTCGGATTCCCGGTCGATGCCGAAGTGGTGGAATGCGTGCCGCCTGTCAAAGGCCAGCCAGCGCGCATCGCCTGGCACGGGTGGTCGGGTGAGGACGAGCAGCGGCTCGACGTGCACCACGCGTGGTTGATTGAGGAGCTTTCCGGGCAACGCCTGCGTATTCTCACGCAGGAAACGCAGAACGGCGCACCGGCAAAGGAGCTTGCCCTTGCGCGCCCCAATCCGATGATCAACGGCCATCAGGATTGGCTTGAAGGTCTCGTCGCCGCTGCGAGAGCCGCAGCGGCTTGA
- a CDS encoding zinc-binding dehydrogenase → MPEALPETYCAWTWVAGEAPLALVQTTRPMPRPGPGEVIVRNAAIGLNPVDWKVLGGLGWQPGHVPGVDGAGTVVKIGPDVDPAWLGSRVAYHQSLQSHGSFAQYTPVGAYALMRVPDALDLALAAGMPCPALTAWRALAKLPPGGNQRMLVSGAGGAVGNYLVQLAGQLDWRVSVMCNIRHRERLAGLGAVDWIPGPLTQEAEIGSPRFTAVIDAVGPEHAARLHPGLKANGHLVCIQGRVPDWPSPAFGRALSLHEVALGALHQHGDTANWSIQTSAGEDLFAQVAAKTLAPEPLVPGPFEDLPRMLEALRNRDFSGKPVIGLA, encoded by the coding sequence ATGCCTGAGGCTCTGCCCGAAACCTACTGCGCCTGGACCTGGGTGGCTGGCGAGGCCCCGCTCGCCCTGGTCCAGACGACACGGCCCATGCCACGGCCCGGCCCGGGCGAGGTCATCGTGCGCAACGCGGCGATCGGCCTCAATCCGGTGGACTGGAAGGTCCTCGGCGGCCTCGGATGGCAACCTGGCCATGTGCCCGGTGTCGACGGCGCCGGGACGGTGGTGAAGATCGGACCGGATGTCGATCCGGCCTGGCTGGGAAGCCGCGTGGCATACCACCAGAGCCTGCAGTCGCACGGTAGCTTCGCGCAGTACACCCCCGTCGGGGCATACGCGCTCATGCGTGTCCCCGACGCGCTCGACCTGGCCCTTGCCGCCGGCATGCCCTGCCCGGCGCTGACCGCCTGGCGCGCGCTCGCGAAGCTGCCCCCCGGCGGCAACCAGCGAATGCTGGTCAGCGGAGCGGGCGGCGCGGTGGGCAATTATCTCGTCCAACTTGCCGGGCAACTGGATTGGCGCGTCAGCGTCATGTGCAACATCCGCCACCGCGAGCGACTGGCCGGGCTGGGTGCCGTGGACTGGATCCCCGGGCCGCTCACGCAGGAAGCTGAAATCGGATCGCCGCGCTTCACGGCGGTTATCGATGCAGTCGGCCCCGAACATGCCGCGCGGCTTCATCCTGGCCTGAAGGCCAACGGCCATCTCGTGTGCATCCAGGGCCGGGTACCGGACTGGCCCAGTCCGGCGTTTGGCCGTGCGCTTTCGCTACACGAAGTCGCGCTCGGCGCCCTTCACCAGCATGGCGATACCGCCAACTGGTCGATCCAGACCTCGGCGGGCGAAGATCTGTTCGCGCAGGTCGCAGCGAAGACCCTAGCGCCTGAACCCCTTGTCCCCGGGCCCTTCGAGGACCTGCCGCGCATGCTCGAAGCGCTGCGCAACCGCGATTTCAGCGGCAAGCCCGTGATCGGGCTCGCCTGA
- a CDS encoding LysR family transcriptional regulator has protein sequence MKSDIKNTDLNLLKAFNALLDTRSVTRASERLGLTQPAVSGMLNRLRETFDDPLFVRAQRGVLPTPRAEALAEPLQRALGEIEALLQPDGFDPATAERTIGIAATDYAQQVVLLPFLSGLRTSAPGIRIAIRPVAMETLALDMEQGKTDFALVTPQMAPENLRARHLFEEHYTCVLRCNHPAAGQAMDLDTFCGLDHALMSHDGTRFQGATDHALAALNRTRRVIMTAPNFALVLDLVRTSNACALLPTRLVKGQKGLHLQEPPLAVPGFTKILVWHERTHHDPAMAWLRQQLAKSVKSADDN, from the coding sequence ATGAAGAGTGATATCAAGAATACCGACCTCAATCTCCTGAAGGCCTTCAATGCCCTTCTGGACACCCGATCAGTTACGCGGGCGAGCGAGCGGCTTGGCCTGACCCAACCGGCCGTAAGCGGCATGCTCAACCGGCTTCGCGAGACCTTCGATGATCCGCTGTTCGTCCGCGCCCAGCGCGGGGTTCTGCCCACACCTCGAGCCGAAGCTCTCGCGGAACCGCTTCAGCGCGCGCTCGGAGAAATCGAGGCCTTGCTGCAACCTGATGGCTTTGATCCCGCGACGGCGGAGCGGACCATCGGCATCGCCGCGACCGATTACGCACAGCAGGTCGTACTTCTCCCATTCCTAAGCGGCTTGCGCACGAGCGCGCCGGGCATCCGGATTGCAATCCGACCCGTGGCGATGGAGACGCTGGCGCTCGATATGGAGCAGGGCAAGACCGACTTCGCGCTCGTCACCCCGCAGATGGCGCCCGAGAATTTACGTGCGCGCCACCTGTTCGAGGAACACTACACCTGCGTCCTACGCTGTAATCATCCGGCAGCGGGGCAGGCTATGGACCTCGATACGTTCTGTGGCTTGGACCACGCCCTGATGTCGCACGACGGCACTCGGTTCCAGGGTGCGACCGATCATGCATTGGCGGCCCTAAACCGCACGAGGCGGGTCATCATGACGGCCCCGAACTTTGCCTTGGTCCTCGATCTGGTACGTACATCCAACGCCTGTGCACTACTTCCCACGCGCTTGGTAAAAGGTCAGAAAGGTCTGCATCTTCAGGAGCCCCCTTTGGCGGTACCCGGCTTCACGAAGATTCTGGTCTGGCACGAACGGACCCACCACGATCCCGCAATGGCCTGGCTGCGCCAGCAGCTAGCGAAGAGCGTAAAAAGCGCAGACGACAACTAG
- a CDS encoding NADH:flavin oxidoreductase/NADH oxidase yields MPALFTPFTLKDVTLRNRIGVPPMCQYSARDGYVSEWHLPHYADIARGGAGLVIVEATAVSPEGRITPGCTGLWEDGQVEGMASIAHAIAAGGAVPGIQIGHAGRKASANKPWEGDDHIPNDQPGGWQTISPSALAFGGGLPKVPTEMTLDDIARVKRDFVAAAIRARDAGFKWLELHFAHGYLAQSFFSVHANTRTDAYGGDVTARSRFLIETLQAVREVWPENLPLTARFGVIEFDGRDEETLAEAIGLVKTFKNEGLDFLSVSMGFSTIEANVPWAPAFMAPIAKRVRDETGLAVGTAWGMDIPQDAERAIDEQQMDVVFAARAHLANPHYPFRVARELGLPAAGSVLPDQYAYWLRRYPGPQNGPVID; encoded by the coding sequence ATGCCCGCACTTTTCACCCCCTTCACACTCAAGGACGTGACCCTTCGCAACCGCATCGGCGTGCCGCCGATGTGCCAGTACAGCGCGCGCGACGGCTACGTCAGCGAGTGGCACCTTCCCCACTACGCCGATATAGCGCGCGGCGGTGCGGGCCTCGTCATCGTGGAGGCAACTGCCGTCTCGCCCGAAGGCCGCATCACGCCGGGATGCACGGGCCTGTGGGAAGATGGCCAGGTCGAGGGCATGGCCAGTATCGCCCATGCCATTGCCGCGGGCGGAGCCGTGCCCGGCATCCAGATCGGCCATGCCGGACGCAAGGCCAGTGCCAACAAGCCCTGGGAAGGCGACGACCACATTCCCAACGACCAGCCCGGTGGCTGGCAGACGATCTCGCCTTCGGCCCTGGCCTTCGGCGGCGGTCTGCCCAAGGTGCCGACCGAAATGACGCTGGACGATATCGCGCGCGTAAAGCGGGATTTCGTCGCGGCCGCGATCCGCGCGCGCGACGCTGGTTTTAAGTGGCTCGAACTGCACTTTGCGCATGGCTACCTGGCGCAAAGCTTCTTCTCGGTCCACGCCAACACGCGCACCGACGCCTATGGCGGTGACGTCACGGCGCGCAGCCGCTTCCTGATCGAGACCTTGCAGGCCGTGCGCGAAGTCTGGCCCGAGAATCTGCCGCTCACGGCCCGTTTCGGCGTCATCGAGTTCGATGGACGCGACGAAGAGACGCTTGCGGAGGCGATTGGCCTCGTGAAGACCTTCAAGAACGAAGGGCTCGACTTCCTGAGCGTCAGCATGGGCTTCTCGACGATTGAAGCCAACGTGCCCTGGGCCCCGGCCTTCATGGCACCGATCGCCAAGCGCGTGCGCGATGAGACCGGGCTTGCCGTCGGCACGGCCTGGGGCATGGACATTCCGCAGGACGCCGAGAGGGCCATTGACGAACAGCAGATGGACGTCGTCTTCGCCGCGCGCGCGCACCTCGCCAATCCGCATTATCCGTTCCGCGTGGCCCGCGAGCTAGGACTGCCCGCTGCGGGCAGCGTGTTGCCCGACCAATACGCCTATTGGCTGCGCCGTTATCCGGGCCCCCAGAATGGTCCGGTGATTGACTGA